The DNA region AAAAAAGTCAATATAATGTTTGGTACTATTCACTTATAATAGTTAATATACACTATTGTATTTTTGTATATTTTTATACATTTCATACATATTTTTTAATAAACATAACTATTGAAAAACATATAAAAATTTCTTATAATCAATGCATAAAAATACTATTTATATTTAAAGTAATAGTAGAAAAAATTTATTAAAGGAGTTGAAAATGAAAAAAAACATTTTCACAAGCTCCATTGGCATTATAGTATCTGGTGCCATTATTGGAGCTTTAGCGGCTTGGCTTTCTGTAATGGGAAACCCTGCCAACATGGGAATATGTGTTGCATGTTTCACTAGGGATTTAGCTGGGGCTTTGGGATTGCATAGGGCAGCTGCTGTGCAATATATAAGACCTGAACTTATAGGGCTTGTTATTGGTGCTACAGTATCTGCTTTAATCTCTAAAGAGTTTTCTCCTAAAGGCGGAAGTTCACCTATTATAAGATTTATTTTAGGTTTCTTCGCTATGATTGGTGCTTTAGTTTTCTTGGGCTGTCCTTGGAGAACATTGTTGAGAATAGCGGGAGGAGATATTAATGCTATATTTGGATTAATAGGTATTATTATAGGCGGAGGTATTGGAGTTTTCTTCTGGAAACAAAATTTCTCTTTGGGTCAGCCAAAAGCATATAATAATAAATTAGTAGGTTTTATACCGCTAGTAATATCAATAATACTATTAATATTATTATTAAAACAAACAAAATTCTCTGAAGGCGGAGCAATATTTTTCTCTGAATCAGGTCCAGGAAGTATGAAAGCTCCTTTAATTATAGCTTTAGTAGTTTCTATTATAATAGGTTTTATAGCTCAAAAATCTAGATTTTGTACTGTAGGCGGTGTGAGAGATGGAATATTTATGAAAGATTTCCATATGACTAAAGGTGTTATAGCTTTTATTGTTGCTGCTTTAATAGTAAATATTATAACAAATAGATTTAATGTTTCTATGGAAAATCAGCCTATAGCTCATACTAACATATTATGGAATACTGTATCAATGATTCTTACTGGTTTAGCATTTACTTTGGGTGCTGGTTGTCCTGGAAGACAGTTTATACAATCTGCTGAAGGAAATATGGACAGTTTTGTATTTGTTATAGGAATGCTTGTTGGTGCTGGATTTGCTCATAATTTTAATTTGGCAAGTTCTACTACTGGTCCTACAGTATATGGTATGTTTGCTGTTATTTTAGGTTTAGTATTCTGTGTTATTATAGGATTTACTATGAAAGAAAATCAGTGATATGTTTCTTACTGTGCAGCAGGTTGTTGTCATTATATAATAAGAAATATACCATATAATAAGGATTATATAATGAACTCTACCGCTACGTTATATTATTAGAATATATATTATAGTAATATAAAGTGGCGGTAGAGGTTATAATAACTTAAATTAAGAAGTTGATTATAATAATTTGATATCCTGATATTATGATTATATTATCTTAAAAAATATCAAAAAAGGATTTTTTATGCAAGAGACTATAAAAATAGATACGAGAGGAATGTCTTGTTCGCAGGCTTCTTTTCAGGCTAAATGTGCCGCTATAAATAATACAGAATTAAACACTGTTATAGAAGTTTTAGTAAGCGGGCATTCAAGTTGTGAAAGTGTGATTCGCGGATGCATTAAATATGGATATGAAGGAAGCTTTGAGCATATAGAAAACGAGGACATATTGGTTACTTTAATTAAAAAGAAATAATAATAAACTTTTTTGACAATTTAATTATTAGCTATTATAATAATATTTAATAAAACTTTTTTCGGAGAATAAATATAAATGCAATTAATAGACTTGGTAAAAAATGCAAAAGATTCTACATACAAATTACAATCATTAAGTACAGACATAAAAAATAAAGCATTATTAGAAATAGCTGATAAATTAGAACAAAATAAAAATATTATATTTGAAGCTAATAAAAAAGATTTGGAATATGCCAAAAAACTTCTTGATGAAAATAAAATTTCTCTTTCAATGTTTAATCGTTTAAAACTAGACGAAAACAAAATGATAGATATTATTTCTGGTATAAAAGATGTTGTAAAATTAGAAGACCCTATTAATAAAGTATTATTAGAAACAGAGCTTGATGATAATTTACTTTTAAAAAAAATATCCTGCCCTATTGGATTAATTGCTGTAATATTTGAAGCTCGTCCTGATGTAATATCTCAAATATCTTCATTATGTATAAAATCTTCTAATGCTGTTATACTTAAAGGCGGTGCTGAGGGAGAGAATACAAACAAAGCAATATTTAACATCATTAATGAAACATTAGAAAGTATTGAAGAGTTTCCAAAGAACTCTGTTAATTTAGTATTTACAAGAGATGATATAAAAGAATTATTATCAATGGATAAATATGTTGATCTTATAATACCAAGAGGAGGCAACAGCTTAGTACAATACATAAAATCAAATACTAATATACCGGTACTTGGTCATGCTGACGGCATATGCCATTTATATATAGATGAATCAGCTAATCAAGAAAAAGCATTAAAAATATGTTTAGATTCAAAGGTTCAATATCCAAGTGCATGCAATGCTGTTGAAACTATACTTATAAATAAAAATATAGCCAATGAATACTTGCCAAAGCTTTATAATTTATTTAAAGAAAATAATATAAAAATGAATGGTTGTGAAGAAGTAAGAAAAATACTTAATCAATCAGATATAGGCGAAGTAAAAGAATGGCATTTAGAATATGGAGATAAAGAAGTATCATTAAAAATAGTAGAAAATACAGAAGAGGCATATAATCATATAAACAAATACGGTTCTCATCATACAGATTCAATAGTGTCAGAAAATAAAGACAATATAGAAAAGTTTATGACTTATGTAGATTCTGCTAATGTATACGCTAACACTTCAACAAGATTTTCTGATGGGTTTAGATATGGTTTTGGTGCGGAAGTAGGCATTTCTACAAACAAAACTCATGCAAGAGGTCCTGTTGGATTAGAAGGTTTAACTATATACAAATATAAGCTTTTTGGAAATTATCAGATAGTAGATGATTATGTAAGCCACAGAGCAAGTTTTAAACATAAAAGAATAAAATAAAAAATTAGAATATATTTATCTAATATTATTTTTTTAGTTTGCAGACATTTTAAAAATTAATGCAACTAAAAGAATAATTATCAATATAGCCATTGCCCCAATAATTAAAAGTCCCCATTTTAAAAATTTAATTATTTTTTTAACTGAACTATTATCATCTAAAACCCCATTTTCTATTCCATTAAGTCCGCCTACTATTAAGAATAATATATCTTCTAGCCAACCTGCAATAGGTAAACTATCAGGAACTAAATCTACAGGTGAAATTGCATATATAACTGCTAATATTAAAGGTATCCAAGGTTTTATTCCAGATTTGGCAGTTTTATTTTTTGTATATTCACTCATAAAATAATCTCTATTTTTGGAAAAAAGATGTATAAAAATCTATATTGAAATTAACTTGCCTCAGCAATCTCAAGCATTCTTATTATAAGGCTGTTTCCTTTAGTTTTTGCTATACTATAAGCTGTCTCTCCGTCTTTGGTTTTGAGAAAAACATTTGCTCTTTTATTTATTAGA from Brachyspira pilosicoli P43/6/78 includes:
- the yedE gene encoding YedE family putative selenium transporter yields the protein MKKNIFTSSIGIIVSGAIIGALAAWLSVMGNPANMGICVACFTRDLAGALGLHRAAAVQYIRPELIGLVIGATVSALISKEFSPKGGSSPIIRFILGFFAMIGALVFLGCPWRTLLRIAGGDINAIFGLIGIIIGGGIGVFFWKQNFSLGQPKAYNNKLVGFIPLVISIILLILLLKQTKFSEGGAIFFSESGPGSMKAPLIIALVVSIIIGFIAQKSRFCTVGGVRDGIFMKDFHMTKGVIAFIVAALIVNIITNRFNVSMENQPIAHTNILWNTVSMILTGLAFTLGAGCPGRQFIQSAEGNMDSFVFVIGMLVGAGFAHNFNLASSTTGPTVYGMFAVILGLVFCVIIGFTMKENQ
- a CDS encoding SirA family protein; translation: MQETIKIDTRGMSCSQASFQAKCAAINNTELNTVIEVLVSGHSSCESVIRGCIKYGYEGSFEHIENEDILVTLIKKK
- a CDS encoding glutamate-5-semialdehyde dehydrogenase yields the protein MQLIDLVKNAKDSTYKLQSLSTDIKNKALLEIADKLEQNKNIIFEANKKDLEYAKKLLDENKISLSMFNRLKLDENKMIDIISGIKDVVKLEDPINKVLLETELDDNLLLKKISCPIGLIAVIFEARPDVISQISSLCIKSSNAVILKGGAEGENTNKAIFNIINETLESIEEFPKNSVNLVFTRDDIKELLSMDKYVDLIIPRGGNSLVQYIKSNTNIPVLGHADGICHLYIDESANQEKALKICLDSKVQYPSACNAVETILINKNIANEYLPKLYNLFKENNIKMNGCEEVRKILNQSDIGEVKEWHLEYGDKEVSLKIVENTEEAYNHINKYGSHHTDSIVSENKDNIEKFMTYVDSANVYANTSTRFSDGFRYGFGAEVGISTNKTHARGPVGLEGLTIYKYKLFGNYQIVDDYVSHRASFKHKRIK
- a CDS encoding DUF1232 domain-containing protein, giving the protein MSEYTKNKTAKSGIKPWIPLILAVIYAISPVDLVPDSLPIAGWLEDILFLIVGGLNGIENGVLDDNSSVKKIIKFLKWGLLIIGAMAILIIILLVALIFKMSAN